The following is a genomic window from Neomonachus schauinslandi chromosome 15, ASM220157v2, whole genome shotgun sequence.
GCTTCCAAGAAACCTCTGTGGCTCAGACTGGACAAGCTGTGGGGTCCTCCATGGGGAGCacccggccccctcccccagcccaggcccagggcaAGTCCCCATCTGCCACGGCAGGCGGGGCCTGGAAGCGGGCCTGACCAATCTGGTGGGGGATGGCAGTGACAAGGGAGCAAGGGGTGATGTGATGTCTGCCTCCAAGGAGAAACGTGTCGGCTGCGCCCTTTCCGGGGTGGCGCGTGAAGCTGTTTGCCTCCAGGAGCGCCTTATCCAAGGGGTTCCCAgggctggctctggggctgggggggcccAGGTGAGGAAGTCCCCACTACCACCCCACCCACCTCAAGGTCTCACATTCAACTGGTGAAATCTAAGGCCATCGTGAGCCCACCCAGCCATCCTTGTGTCTCATCTGTCCCCTCAGCCACCTCCTTGCTAAGCGATCTCTGGCCTTTCCTTAAACACCTCCTGGGATGGGGAGCTCATTCCCTATCAAGACCCCTGCCTCACTCTGGGTCAGAAAGCGCCTCCTCAACTGGCCCCAACATCTGCCTCTGTTGGCTTCCCCTTGCTTGTCCTAGCCCCTGCCTGGCCTGTAGCCGCGCCCTCTGCCCCACCTGAAACAGCCCTTCAGAGACCCAAAGCCAGCGAGCGGTTGTCCCCCAGAGAATGGAGTGAATCCTGGGCCTCAGCCATGATGGAGCCCGGCTGGTCCTGcagctcccctgcccccattGGACCACAAAGAGAGCTGGGCCCGGAGAAGCTAGGTGtctttgctcagggtcacacagatcgtgtcctgggcagggcagggcagggaggagcccACATGGGCCTGCAGAGGCCAGCTGGGTGAGCTCACCGGAGTGTGCGGACTCATCCCCAGCAGGCCCCAGTCTGCCCGTCCTTCACCCTGCGCCTACAGATCCCAGTGAGGGGAGCCTGTTGGGCCACCCtcgcggtgggggtggggggtgaactTGGCTCCCTAGCTGGCCTGGGTAGGTTCTAGCCTGACCACTCCCAGCTCATTGTAAGGCCAAGTCCCTGGCCTCTTCAGTCTTCTCCAGAAGGTTCTCAGGCCCTGGACAGGGCAGTGGCACCGGTCTCGAAGGGCTGGGGGGGCTGGATGTCTGTGTTGGTTGTCCGCCTCAGGCCCAGGCCCCCCCATATGCTCCCCTTGGCTGCCCAGTtggacggggcgggggggacgagagagagggccagagatGGTCACTGAGCCCCAGCCGTCCCAAGCATCTGCTGACTACCCCCAAGGCAGGTGAGCTCATCCCAACCACCCTGTTCTTCTCCTCTGCCTGTCACTGCCCACGTGGGGCTAGGGCTTGGGCTGGATGCACTCTGACCTCTGGGGCCCCACCCTGAGCCAGGTCCAGGAGGCTGGAGGTCCGCTGTTGTCACATAATAGAGCACACCTGCTGGTTTGGGCTCTGTTCAGACAGACAGGAGAGGTGGTAGCGGGAAGCCTGGCCAAGTCCGCGCCAGGCAGGGACGCGCAGGTGACTTCAAGAACACCTGTACCAGCTGCTGCCCTCCTGGCTGTTGACACATCTGGTCCACCTCGGCATCTCAGGGTGGCTGGTGGCAGGTGAAGGTGTGGGCTGCTCGGGCTCGGGAATGCAAGCCAGGAAGGGACCAAAACGGGGCGCCCCCGTGCCGAGCCCTGATACCCACGAGGAAGGCAGGCTGCCCCGCGGGCTGGCCCCAGCACACTCCCAACCTCAGGATGCAGACCCTGCCTGGCTCCCAGgcattctctcttccctccacgGGCCTCACGGGCCAGGACGGGGCTTTGTTTTCTGTTGTCTTGTACTACAGAGACAGAGGGCCTGCCGAATGTGCTTCTCCAGGCCCGCGGCTCCAGGAAGTCCAGTCTGGGCCACCGATGGAGAATCTTGAACCCTAGAACTTTGGGACCAGAGAGGCCCCCAGCCCATCGCTGCCCAGTCCCAGtgctgaggctgggggtggggcagggctaGCAGGGGCGCCCAGAGAGGGCGGTGGGTGTGGAGGGCTGTGCGTTCTGCCGAGCACCAGTCCCCGCTGCCTTGCCACCCAAAGCCCTGGTCTCTTCCTGCTCGCAGGTGATAGCCGTGGTCATGGACATGTTCACCGACGTGGACATCTTCAAGGACCTGCTGGACGCCGGCTTCAAGAGGAAGGTGGCTGTGTACATCATCGTGGACGAGAGTAATGTCAAGTACTTCCTGCACATGTGTGAGCGGGCCCACATGCACCTGGGGCACCTCAAGGTGAGCTGGCTGGTCCGGAATGACCGAGCGGTCATTCGGTGGGTCCACAAACACTTGCAGCACCTGCCTCCTAGGGATGGAGCCCTATGctgggcacagagaggtcagTCATCCTAGAACCTCCTGCCAAGCAGTCACCTGACCTCTGCCTGACCACCCAGAGGGACAGGACACCACCTCCGACCGTCAGAGATAAGATAAACGCTGGTTAAGGGCTAATCCGGTCCTGGAGCCGAGGCAAGGTGCTTTATCACGTATGATTTCCGAGCAGCCCAGGCCACGTTGATTCCCTGTCTTTGCTTGCACACCTCCAGTGACAGGGTGctcaccacccaggctcccgcaGCTCACATCCTATCTGGAGAGCTCTGACTCCCAGGAAGTTATTTCTTGGGCTGAAGCCAGAATCTTTCTCTGTATGATGTTCTACCAGCCCCTTTTAGAATCTGGCTCTGGCAGAGGCAGCTTCCTCAGgctgaggtcagggaaggcttccctgatgGCTGCAGACTTGAAATAAATTtgaggagggagagcagggtaGAAAGGGCTTTCTAGGGAAGGACACAatggagcagagggggaggaatcAGGATGAACCTGGGTTCTTAGCACCGCTTTGCTGGTCCTTGAGCTCATCACTGCCTGTCTCTGGGCTCCAGGATCTCTCTGGTCCCGCAGAGGGGCAGGTGGGCCACTGTCGCTGTGCTCTTGCACTCAGCCTAAATTTGATCCCGTgtttgggggcaggaggagccCTCCTTCCACCCAGCTGTCGCTCGGCCCCTGCTGTGTGCAGCACGGTCCCCAGAGAGTACGGATCAGTATGCATGACAAGAGCGAATACTTTCACAGAATTTGGCTTGGGTCGGCCCCATCCTGGGCACTTGACTGGTTAATTTGTCCAGGTGTCACTCGCTGCCAGTAAGTTAAGCATAAGGGGAGTGGGGGCCAGCACCAGAGCTGCTCCTGACCGGTCAGATTTCCTTGGGCTTCCGGCCTGTGATCTGAACACGATCACGGGAGAAGGGGCGATGCCAGGCTGGTTAACAAGGGGCTGGGCTCCTGTGCCTGTAATTTGTTGGTATTCGTCAGGTATGCCCACCCATCCCAGCTGAGCCCTTTCAAGTGGCTATGAGCTCTCTGGGCAGCAAGTCTGTGGCTGTTGGGACATTTTTATGTGGTCTCCCTGGTGGGTTGACCCCAAGCCCCACGCTCACCCCGCGTGCTGCCCGCTGTGTAATTAGCACCGAGAATGGACTCCCGGGACAGACAGCTCATGCTGAAGAGGTCCGGAGTGTAGAAAAGGCGTCTCTTGAAAGGTGACTTGCAGAAGCCTCTGCCCCGTGGGCAGCAGATCAGAGAACCTCTgggccccccctgccccccacatccTGCCGTGAGCCCAGTGGGTGCTTTACACACGTCACGTGGCTCAGCCCCCGCATGCGTGCCTCGTGTGGGATGAAGACGCAGGGAGTGGGCTTGTCCATGCCAAGCGGGATCTGAACCTGGGACTGGCCTCACCCCTGTCTGGTGTGTCTTCTCGGTAGGGAAATCTCAAGTGTTAAGCCTGCTCAGAGCTTCCGGAGCTCCTGGGaagtgggaggcaggcaggactGGGCGGAGCACGTGGCCCCAGGGGCTGCTCGGCTCCCTCCCTGGGAGGTTGGTTCCTGGCCCTCACTGCCCGCCCACCTACCCTGCCCTCTGTTCCCTGGTGTGATCGGGCGGCTCAGAATCTGCTGCAGCCCCGCAGCTTCCTAGGGGCCTGGAATGCCCAAGCTGGGCCTTGAGGGCCCCCCGGCCGAGGCTCCCGCgtgacaggtggggaaactgaggcctcaggGAGGCTGTGGCTCGCCCAGAGGCATTCTGCCAAGTCAGCGGCTGAGCCTGACCGCCAGAAATGAGAAGTTGGCACAGACCAGGAGGGCACGATCCTCGGTGCCTGACGCCCCTGGCTGAGGATGCACCTGCCATTGGGGCAGTCCCAGTGCTGCCCACGGAGGCTCACCGTGCTGACCCACTGTGGGACTGGGGCACGTGGCTCCACCTGCCTGAGCGTCCAGCGCCTCGTGGCCTAATAGGGTTGTTTGAGGATGAAATTAGAGGAGACAATGGTTATAAAAGCGTTCCGCGTGCTAAGTAAGGGCAGTTAGGCAGCTGCTGGCTCTAAGGAATTATaaaccccaggccccaggcagggGAGGGTGCGGTATGCAGCCTCTCCCCACACTTTAGGCTGAAACGAGACCATAGCCcgaagcaggggtggggcagctCGAACCAGGGGTCCCTGCTCACCACCTCCCTGCAGTGATGTGCCCAGGAGCCGGACGCCACGGAGAGTCGGGCCCCTTCATGGGAAGGAATGGGTGACCCTGACCTCCTCACTCTTGCTGTTGAGCCCGTCCCCTCCACAGCCTGGGCAGGTGGCCAGAGGCTCCTGTGAGCCCGGCCCTGGCCAAGTGTCACCTTGTCAAGGGCCTGCCTGCTTGGTCTACCTCCCTGCTCGTGGGCCGGCTGGGCCCAGGCCCGTCTCAGGAGCACTTCCTTTGCCAGTAATCCCTGGGCCCGCCCTCGGCCGCCCGCCGCCCCTGCCCAGCTCTGCAGTGACCTGCCCTCAGCTCCTACGGGCCCGGGGTAGCTTGTGCCTGGTGGGGTCATCCTTGTGACCAGGGGGGTGTCGGGCACCGGTCTGGGCAGTGCCGGGAGCCAGGCCTGAGCCCTAGGTCTGCCACCTGcactgtgaccctgggcaaagaTACTGAATCTTTgtcggcctcagtttccttatctgagaaATGGGAATTTGCCCCATTTATTTGGCAGGGCTGCTCTGAAGAGTAAAAGAAGCCATGTGGGGACAGGGCAGTCAGTAATGAACTCTTCTCCCTGACCTGTCCTTCAGCCCTCCTCATGAGACCCCAGCTCTGATCTTAAgagcttccctcctccttccagctGTGTTCTGGCTGGGGGCCACCCTCACGCCCTCACCTCCAGGcagcctgccacccccaccccagcctcgtGCCTCCTGAGCTCTGAGTTCTGCAAACAGATGCTGCATTGCTTGGGTCAGGCCCACTCCTGCTTCCTAGGGCAGGTGGCAGGCCATGCACCAGCGCCTTCCCCGGGTATGAGGGTCCCAGCCGTCCCCAAGTACCCCAGCCTGCTGGCTTAGCTGGCCCCTGACTCCTTCAGGCAGGGAGTGTGGGAATGAGCGCCCCGTATTACAAACAGAGACCAGGCCCCGAGAAGAGGACCCGCCCTCTGGTCCCCATGGGGCCCAGCGCCACACCAGGTGACCTGGCCACATTCGGGGTGAGACTGAGGGCTGACGGATgccccagaggcagggggagcTAGGGGAATCTAGGCTGGGCCTCGAGCCTCACAGCTGACACAGGACCGAGCCTCACAGCTGAGACAGGACCGGAGCAGCGAGATGCCTGGCTGATCTGAAAAGGTAGTCGGCTTTGTGCCGCCAAACTGGAAAAACCGGCAGCCACTGGGCTAAGGCCGGACTTCTGTCTGATGAACGAGGGAACTCCAGCCACCCTGGTGAGGATGCAGGGGTGCAGCCTGCGGCTCAGGTTCCACGCCTTGGCCCCGTTCCGGCGCCCAGGGCTTCCCCCACTGCTGTCCTGCCATCTCTGATCCTGGCCTGGCTCTGTGATAGGCCTGTGCTTCTCACCAAGCGGGCTTTGCCTGGCTTGGGCCATTTGTCAACGTTCTGAGGATTTTTAATGGTTGCGACTGGGAGGGGACTATTGGCAGCtggtgggtagaagccagggacaCCATTAAACGGGCTGTGTGCAGTGTACAGTCCCTGCAACAGGGCATCACCTGGCCCAGAATATCAGCAGTGCCGGGGCTGAGCAACCCAGCCTGGGGGaggagccaggagcccctcagaCGTCAAGGCCCTGCAGCTGGGCTGGTTCAGCACTGCCCCGTCCCCTCCTCATCCCAGCTTCATGATGGCACGGGGAGGCCAGGGTGAGTGTGGCTCCCAGGCCCCCATCACAGAGAGTGAAACAGGCCCTTTAGAGGCGAGTGGATGCTGGTTGGCTGCCCAGGACACGGGGACATGGGCTCTCTGTCCCCTGCAGTCTGCACAGCTGGCCCGATCTCGCTGTCACCAGCCAGGCTTGGTCAGGGCCTCTGGGCCTCCCGACTCCCCGCTGGGCCCAGGAGATGCCAGCAGGCCCCTGCAGAGAGCCACCACGGGACAGCTGGGGGCTGGAGCCCACCGACTGGGAGACTGTGGGCCGGTCACTCCCCCTCGCTGAGCCCCCCGCGACCATCACATGTGGCTGGCGGTCCTGGCCTCCCTGGGCCTGACCCACGACATTCTAGGTATTTTCTGGTCCTCCATGTCAGTCCCCTCTTTCCCCCCCACGAGCAGAAGGGGTCACGTCCCTGTCACGCTACACGAGCTGTCACATCCTTTGTCACCTCCCATTCGTGGAGCCCCCGTCGGGCGCCGGGCACCTTGCTGGTTCTCACCCCCTGCATCGTGGCTCTAGTCAGGCTTCACAGCAGCCCTGAAGCAGAAGGCTCGGTGGGCCCacttcacaggtgagaaaactgaggcccagggaggcccaGCTGGGACTGGAGCCATGTTTGACCAGAGCCCGAGTGACCCACCCTGCCCCGGCGGGGGACTGAGCTTGTCCCCTTTGCCTACCACCGGCCCACGCGGGGCCCTGGGCAGCTTGGTACGGGGTCAGGTGGCCTCTTTGTGAGCATAGGAGGCCCAGTGGGGGGTGCAGGCAGGGCACCTGCAGGTCTGCCCCGGCCTAGTGCCCACCCCGTCGTGCCCCACAGTGGTTGGGGCAAAAGCCACTCTTGGAGCGGACGGAGCACTGCCCAACTGTCCTCCCCTGAGGTCCTCGCAGGGACTGATCTCTGCCTCCCTTTTGTGCCTGAGGAAGCTGAGATTCCAGAGAGTCCAGGGCCTtgccccaggcgccccacgggAGCCAGCCTGGGTGTCCTTCACCCTGCCTGCTACATGCTCTGCTGGGGGTGCCCCGGGGCTCAGAGACAATGCGGCTTTGTGGGATCCCCTACCTCTGCGCACCCGAGCCCTGAGTCCTGAGACGTTACCTCATCTGGGCCAGATCCCACGGGGCGGGGCCCACCCAGGAACAAACCGGCAGGGGAGCTGCCATGATGGGAACGGGGGGTGCAAGCCCCCACCTGCTGCTGCTGGCCCCCGGATCGGATGGGCCTTAGAGTCCGAGGCTGTCTGTGTAGCGCGCAGGCAGGGAAATGAAGGCCCAGGGACCTGCTTAGCGTCACACAGCAAATCAGGGGAGCCAAGGCCTCTCACTTGGAGTTGGGTCTTTCTGAGATGTAGGCAGTGACCTTCTGAGCCCTTCACGGGGACAGGCTTTGGGGTGGGCGGGGGCAGACACTGGTGACAGCAGGACTAAGGCTGGGGGCTGTTCTTCAAGGCCAAGGAGAGGCCTGTGGCCCCAGCAGGCAGAGCTCTGGGCAGGGAGCCACAGAAGCCACAGAGCTGGGCTGTGGTCGGGCACAGGTGATGGGGGAAGGCCTCAAACCGCCTCCAGGATCTTTGTTCCAACTTCTGGTCCCCGAGCGTGCTCTGTGTTGGGTACAAAGTCACGAGCACTAATTGTCCTGGGTTATGgccagcttcctgctgagctggctGTGTACCGACAGgcagcctggggagcaggggagccGGCCCTGGGACTAGAGGCTTATCTACCTACTGGGCTGGGCCCAACAACAAACGATTATCCACCCCACGGCCAGGTGGGCATCCATGCCGGCCACGTAACCTCTGGATACCGCCCTGGGGCTGCCCAGCAGAGAGGGATCTGGGACCTGTCACAGAAGGAACAGACACAGGAGCACCCTTGGGCTGGGGGCCCGCATGGAGGGCAGGCTCCGGCTTTCTCAgacccattccctcctccctgtctcccctgCCCTGACTCAGGCCGTGCACCCCGTCACTCACAGAAACCCCCTCCCTGTccacctcctgcccacccccccaccccccattcattCACCCTCCCGCTGGATGCCAGGACTGGCGCTATTCTGGAGGGGCAGCTCCAACTCCATCACTCCCTGCTCTGAATCCTTCCATGGCTCCCTACTGCCCCCAGGCTAGAGCCAGGCCCTTGAGCAGGGGTAGGGTCTTTCATCGGCATGTGGCTGAGCCTGCTCTGCAGGCTCCATCGCCCACCGTCCTCCCGCCAAGGAAGTCCTCCCAGGTCTTAGATGCCGCTCCTGCTGCCAGGCCTTTGTGCTCCCACGTTTGGAATGCTGCACCCTTTTCCCACCCGACCCACTCATCCCCGCCTTCCCGATGTCAGCCTATACCTGGgagcctccccagcccctcccccagagctggGGTTCTTACtactctgcctcctcccccacctccagtgCAGGGTCCTCGTCACCATCCCCTCGGTCTGCAGCTGGGGGCCTGGGTAGGGGTCGAGGAGGGAGTGAAGTCGGCACAGACCCCCTCTGGAGGGAGTGACTCCCGTCACGGACCTGCAGACGGACCGGCAGGATGCTGCCGAGGGAGTTTCTGCCCCGGGCAGGTGTCAGATAAACTGGGGCTTGCGGTAAACCTGAAACTCGCAGCCTGCCGCCCGTCCTCCAGAGGCACGTctccgggcggggcggggggggccgggAGCCTGGGTTTCTAACAGGGGCAGTGCTTGCACCAATGAGCCCAAGGGTCTTTCCTATCCTGAGGCTCTACTTTGGGGTCCCCTCCACTCCTGGGTCTCTTTGCCCTTCCCAGGGCCTGCCGTGCCCTAACCCTGGCTTTTTGCACCTGCGCGGGGGCCTTTGTGGCTTGCCTTTGTGCCACAGGACCAGCCCGGTGAGGAGTGGGGTTTGACCATTTACTGAACCACTGCTGGGTGGCAGGCAGCGAGCTGGCCCGTGAGAAAGTAGGAGAGTGCTGCGAGCCTGGTCCTCAGTGAGCAGGGCTCAGCGGGGACAGTGAGACAGCTATGTGCAGGGAAGACGGGGAGAGGGGCCCGGCTGGCCACTCGCCCTGGGAAAGCCACACACTTGCCCGACAGCAATACCCCGATCCCTGCACAGCTCCCGTGGGACTTTTCTAAAACGTGTCTGCACGCCCCTCCTGCTCAAGACCCTGCAACGGCCTCCTGCCACCTGCGACGGCTTGTCCCATGCTGGCCTGACCGCACACATCTTGTCCTGCCCACGTCTGCTCCGTGGACAGCCTTCAGGCCACACCCAGGCCATCCTGCGCCACGCCTTTTGTCACTAGCCCCACCCTCCTTTCTGTCTTCCCACCGCTTTGCGCCTTGGCCGGGACCCTGTGGTCCTCACACACACCACCCCGTGCCTCCAGCCCGCCCCGCACCCCCTCCCCGAAGCCCTGCCTGAGCCCCGGGCACAGGttgctgcccacccccacccccgccagtgTGGTCAGGGCTGTGGTCACATAACTCTGCCTCCTGTCCCCCAACACAGAATCTCAGGGTGCGGAGCAGCGGGGGAACGGAGTTCTTCACACGGTCGGCCACCAAGTTCAAGGGTGCCCTGGCCCAGAAGTTCATGTTCGTGGATGGAGACCGGGCCATCTGTGGCTCCTACAGGTGACTCTCCAGCTTTCTGGGGGCCGGGGACAGAGGTGGCTCCTGTTCCCAGCTGGCTTCTGCCCTTCATCCTGCCTTATGACACCCTGGTTATTCCGGTTCGTGGGTCCCAAAACTGCTGAGGTGTGAGCGGGGCTGGGGCACGCCCGCACACCGCCCGCCTGTCTCCAGAAGCAGGCAGGGGAGGGCTCCTGTCCCCAAAACTGTTGTGCCAACCTAGAGGTGTCACCGgcctgggggtgggtgtgggCCAAGCACACGGGGCGGTCACTCGGAGAGCCACCTTCAGGGATGGGCCAGGACGAGGATGGCCGTGGCCCAGCTCTGCAAACCCCGCCATGcagggggcggcgggggtggggggcgggctgtCCCCAGCCACGCCCGTCCACGCAGCCAAGCCACCAAGGATAGCACCTGCCCCTGTGTGCTGGACGGCGCCGGGGCTGTACTGTGCATCCCGTGAGCGGCCTTACGGGGCCCTCTAACAGCCCGCAGGAGCACCACACTGCTATTTTACACGAATGGGAGCGGCCCTGGTGCAGGTGACTTGTCCCAGACTCAGGTCTGACCCCGAGGCTTATGCTCACTTCTCGATTCTATCCAGGCCCCCGTAGCCAGTCTGATGAGTGCCAGCCTCTGGGTGCTCGGGGCCTTGCTCACACGCCCACTGCCATGGCTGGGGACTCCCTAGACTGGGGACctgaggctggagggaggaggcaggcccCCCTGTGCCTGACCGGGCCGCCCTGTCTCCCTGTGCTGCAGCTTCACGTGGTCAGCCGCGAGGACAGACCGGAACGTGATCTCCGTGCTGTCGGGCCAGGTGGTGGAGATGTTCGACCGGCAGTTCCAGGAGCTGTACCTCATGTCCCACGGCGTCAGCCTCAAGGACATCCCCATGGAGAaggagcccgagcccgagcccatCGTGCTGCCCTCCGTGGTGCCACTGGTGCCCTCGGGCACCGTAGCCAAGAAACTCGTCAACCCCAAGTACGCGCTGGTCAAGGCCAAGAGCGCCGACGAAATCGCCAAGACGTCCTCCGAGAAGCAGGAGGTCAAGAAGCCCCCCGGACTGCGGGGCGCCACCCTGGCCGAGCGGCCCAGAAATGTCCCGGAGGCGCCCCTGCCTGTCCACCCCGGCCTGCTCAACCTGGAGCGGGCCAACATGTTTGAGTACCTGCCCACGTGGGTGGAGCCGGACCCGGAGCCCGGCAGTGACATCCTGGGCTACATCAATATCATCGACCCCAACATCTGGAACCCCCAGCCCAGCCAGATGAACCGCATCAAGATCCGAGACATGTCCCAAGCTAGCACCCAACTGTGGAAGCAGAGCCAGGACTGCAGCCCCGGCCCCGGGCCCAGTGCCCCCCAGGACGGGGGCCCAGCGGAGAACGGCCTTCCGCAGGGGGACCCCGAGCCACAGCCCCCCGTGCCCAAGCCCCGGACAGTCCCTGTGGCAGAGCTGCTCGCCCAGGACAGCGGCGGTGTTGACTGGGCCCTGGAGACCCCAGAAGAGGAGACGCCCCAGAATGGGACAGATGGAGCACCGCCCCGGACACCGGGCCCAGGCCACGCCCCGCTCCAGCGGCAGCTGTCTGTGACCCAGGATGACCCTGACGGCCAGGGAGCGGTGATCCCCAATGGGCtagatggggaggaggaaga
Proteins encoded in this region:
- the FAM83G gene encoding protein FAM83G isoform X2, which produces MAFSQVQCLDDNHVNWRSSESKPEFFYSEEQRLALEALVARGREAFYEVLNRENIRDFLSELELRRILETIEVYDPGSEDPRGASRPRGPEDNGVGDSEEASRAGGDPTEAEPLPSLEYWPQKSDRSIPQLDLGWPDTIAYRGVTRASVYMQPPIDGQAHIKEVVRKMISQAQKVIAVVMDMFTDVDIFKDLLDAGFKRKVAVYIIVDESNVKYFLHMCERAHMHLGHLKNLRVRSSGGTEFFTRSATKFKGALAQKFMFVDGDRAICGSYSFTWSAARTDRNVISVLSGQVVEMFDRQFQELYLMSHGVSLKDIPMEKEPEPEPIVLPSVVPLVPSGTVAKKLVNPKYALVKAKSADEIAKTSSEKQEVKKPPGLRGATLAERPRNVPEAPLPVHPGLLNLERANMFEYLPTWVEPDPEPGSDILGYINIIDPNIWNPQPSQMNRIKIRDMSQASTQLWKQSQDCSPGPGPSAPQDGGPAENGLPQGDPEPQPPVPKPRTVPVAELLAQDSGGVDWALETPEEETPQNGTDGAPPRTPGPGHAPLQRQLSVTQDDPDGQGAVIPNGLDGEEEEDDDDYVTLSDQDSLSGSSGHGPGPRRPSVASSSVSDEYFEVRGRSAPLQRHHSEQIANGPAQPPRRQLSAPHVTHGTFGGPLGGSPWAPGREIGEAGTPRRTQPPNSTDKETQPRESENQTPEEDPAPALTRTFPAHIEVLPPTNPSSPLYGWRRLGRAQQELALS